A window of the Yersinia rochesterensis genome harbors these coding sequences:
- the wecG gene encoding lipopolysaccharide N-acetylmannosaminouronosyltransferase: protein MEQNTDIPKAIDTPKASDIPKYSVRGFDIWGFRDMEQVLNHLLSSGPVKTGTLVAMNAEKLLKAEDDAALRDLISDAEYLYADGISMVRAIRRKYPQAQLSRVAGADLWEAIMQRAGQQGTPVFLVGGKPDILAETEAKLRAQWNVNLVGSQDGYFTPEQREALFARIAASGAAIVTVAMGSPKQEIFMRDCRKAYPDALYMGVGGTYDVFTGHVKRAPKIWQNMGLEWLYRLLAQPSRIRRQFKLLKFVGYYYSGRL, encoded by the coding sequence ATGGAACAGAATACTGATATTCCCAAAGCTATTGATACTCCAAAAGCCAGTGATATTCCAAAATACAGTGTCCGTGGCTTCGACATTTGGGGCTTTCGTGACATGGAACAGGTGCTCAATCATCTGCTGAGCAGTGGCCCGGTGAAAACCGGCACGCTGGTGGCAATGAATGCAGAGAAACTGCTGAAAGCCGAGGATGATGCCGCTCTGCGTGACCTGATTAGTGACGCTGAATACCTGTATGCCGATGGCATCAGCATGGTGCGTGCTATCCGCCGTAAATATCCGCAAGCGCAACTGTCGCGAGTGGCGGGGGCCGACTTGTGGGAAGCGATAATGCAACGCGCGGGTCAGCAAGGGACGCCGGTATTTTTGGTCGGCGGCAAGCCAGATATTCTCGCCGAAACCGAAGCCAAGTTGCGTGCGCAATGGAATGTGAATCTGGTGGGCAGTCAGGACGGTTATTTCACTCCAGAACAGCGCGAAGCGCTATTTGCCCGGATTGCGGCCAGTGGCGCGGCAATCGTCACGGTTGCCATGGGGTCGCCTAAACAGGAAATATTTATGCGTGATTGCCGTAAAGCATACCCTGATGCGCTCTATATGGGGGTTGGCGGCACTTACGACGTCTTTACCGGCCATGTTAAGCGAGCGCCCAAAATATGGCAAAATATGGGGCTGGAGTGGCTATATCGTCTGTTGGCGCAACCCAGCCGTATCCGTCGTCAATTCAAGTTACTCAAGTTTGTTGGTTATTATTACAGCGGTCGCTTGTAA
- the thrP gene encoding bifunctional threonine/serine APC transporter ThrP — protein sequence MADNEEKKGLHRGLEARHIELIALGGTIGVGLFMGSASTLKWAGPSVLLAYIIAGLFVFFIMRSMGEMLYLEPVAGSFAVYAHKYLSPYFGYLTAWGYWFMWIAVGISEITAIGVYVQFWFPEMPQWLPAIAGVAIVALANLAAVRLYGELEFWFAMIKVTTIIVMILVGLGVIFFGFGNHGQAIGFDNLTAHGGFFAGGWKGFMFALCIVVASYQGVELVGITAGEARNPQVTLKRAINNILWRILIFYVGAIFVIVTIFPWDGIGTGGSPFVLTFAKIGIVSAAGIINFVVLTAALSGCNSGMYSGGRMLYALAKNRQLPAVLTKLSASGVPVYCIAVTILCLLAGSSLNYIIPNPQQVFVYVYSASVLPGMVPWFVVLVSQLRFRQVHKEALKQHPFKSIMFPYVNYLTIAFLICVLVGMGINPDTRLSLLVGVIFLGLVTACYFSLGMHKQKVADTKRL from the coding sequence ATGGCAGACAACGAAGAGAAAAAAGGATTACACCGTGGGCTGGAGGCCCGACATATCGAACTGATAGCGTTGGGCGGTACCATTGGAGTTGGGCTATTTATGGGGTCCGCCAGCACATTAAAATGGGCGGGGCCATCGGTCTTACTGGCTTATATTATTGCGGGCTTATTTGTATTCTTCATTATGCGGTCAATGGGCGAAATGCTCTATCTGGAGCCGGTTGCCGGCTCTTTTGCCGTGTATGCACATAAATATCTCAGCCCCTATTTCGGCTATCTAACAGCTTGGGGTTATTGGTTTATGTGGATAGCGGTGGGGATATCTGAAATTACCGCGATTGGCGTGTATGTTCAGTTTTGGTTCCCAGAAATGCCGCAATGGTTACCCGCTATTGCGGGGGTGGCAATAGTGGCGCTGGCTAATCTCGCGGCGGTCAGACTGTATGGTGAGCTGGAGTTCTGGTTTGCGATGATCAAAGTCACCACCATCATTGTGATGATTCTGGTGGGGTTAGGGGTTATTTTCTTCGGTTTTGGTAATCACGGCCAGGCCATTGGTTTTGATAACCTGACAGCCCACGGCGGCTTCTTCGCTGGGGGGTGGAAAGGCTTCATGTTTGCGCTGTGTATTGTGGTGGCATCCTATCAGGGGGTTGAACTGGTGGGGATTACGGCGGGTGAGGCGAGGAATCCGCAAGTCACATTAAAGCGAGCTATCAATAACATCCTCTGGCGCATCCTAATTTTCTATGTCGGCGCGATTTTCGTGATTGTCACTATCTTCCCGTGGGACGGCATTGGGACGGGGGGCAGCCCGTTTGTACTGACTTTTGCCAAGATAGGGATAGTTTCAGCCGCGGGTATTATCAACTTTGTGGTGCTCACCGCCGCGCTGTCGGGGTGTAATAGTGGCATGTATAGTGGCGGGCGCATGTTGTATGCGCTGGCGAAGAACCGCCAGTTGCCGGCTGTCCTGACTAAACTGTCTGCCAGCGGTGTTCCGGTTTACTGTATTGCCGTCACGATTTTGTGTTTGCTGGCGGGGTCGAGCCTCAATTACATCATTCCTAATCCACAGCAGGTGTTTGTGTATGTTTACAGCGCCAGCGTGTTGCCGGGCATGGTGCCGTGGTTCGTGGTCTTAGTCAGCCAATTGCGTTTCCGACAGGTACACAAAGAGGCATTGAAGCAACATCCGTTTAAATCCATCATGTTCCCCTATGTAAACTATCTCACCATCGCTTTCCTGATTTGTGTGTTAGTGGGGATGGGCATTAACCCAGATACTCGGTTATCTTTGTTGGTTGGGGTGATTTTCCTTGGCTTGGTGACGGCCTGCTATTTTAGCTTGGGAATGCATAAACAGAAGGTAGCTGACACAAAGCGGCTATAA
- the hemY gene encoding protoheme IX biogenesis protein HemY codes for MLRVLLLFLILTAGIVLGPMLAGHQGYVLIQTDNYNVETSVTGLVIMLVLVLVAFLIVEWILRRIFRTGARTRGWFLGRKRTRARKQTKAALIKLAEGDFKQVEKLLTRNADHAEQPMVNYLLAAEAAQQRGDEFRTNQYLERAAEVADTEQLPVDITRVRIQLAQGHVHAARHGVDRLLDQAPRHPEVLRLAELAYLRSGAYSSLLEILPAMNKAQVHTAEEIAALEQQAYIGIMNQCMAEEGSDGLKRWWKDQSRKVRNEIPLQVALAEHLIECDDSDVAQQIILDGLKRQYDERLVLLIPRLKSGNPEPLEKSLRQHIKQHGATPLLNSTLGQLMLKHGEWEKASEAFKAALAQRPDGYDYAWLADALDKLHRPEDAAQARREGLLLTLRQNGESL; via the coding sequence ATGCTGCGAGTCTTACTGTTATTCCTCATTCTGACTGCCGGGATCGTCCTTGGCCCTATGCTGGCAGGTCATCAGGGCTATGTATTAATCCAGACTGACAACTATAACGTCGAAACCAGCGTCACCGGTTTGGTCATTATGTTGGTCTTGGTGTTGGTCGCATTCCTGATAGTGGAATGGATATTGCGCCGTATTTTCCGCACCGGCGCCCGCACCCGAGGCTGGTTCTTGGGCCGCAAACGCACCCGCGCCCGCAAGCAAACCAAGGCGGCACTGATCAAACTGGCTGAAGGTGATTTCAAACAAGTTGAGAAGCTACTGACGCGCAATGCCGATCATGCTGAACAGCCGATGGTAAATTATCTACTGGCGGCGGAAGCGGCCCAGCAACGCGGTGATGAATTCCGTACCAATCAATATCTTGAGCGAGCAGCAGAAGTGGCTGATACCGAGCAATTGCCGGTCGATATCACTCGGGTACGCATTCAGTTGGCGCAAGGGCATGTGCATGCCGCTCGTCATGGCGTTGACCGGCTCTTGGATCAAGCCCCACGTCATCCGGAAGTGCTGCGTTTGGCCGAACTTGCTTATCTGCGTTCGGGTGCTTACAGTTCATTATTGGAAATTTTACCGGCAATGAACAAAGCCCAGGTGCATACCGCTGAGGAAATCGCCGCGCTGGAGCAGCAAGCTTATATTGGCATAATGAATCAATGTATGGCAGAAGAAGGCAGCGATGGCCTGAAACGCTGGTGGAAAGATCAAAGCCGCAAAGTGCGCAATGAGATCCCACTGCAAGTCGCCTTAGCGGAACATCTGATTGAATGTGATGACAGTGATGTCGCCCAGCAAATCATTCTGGATGGTCTGAAGCGCCAGTATGATGAGCGGTTGGTGTTATTGATCCCACGGTTGAAATCTGGCAATCCGGAGCCACTGGAGAAATCATTACGCCAGCACATCAAACAGCACGGAGCCACACCCTTGCTCAATAGCACTTTGGGCCAGTTAATGCTGAAACATGGGGAATGGGAAAAAGCCAGTGAGGCCTTTAAAGCCGCGCTTGCACAGCGCCCAGACGGGTATGATTATGCATGGCTGGCAGATGCCCTGGATAAACTACACCGCCCTGAGGATGCCGCACAGGCACGCCGCGAGGGGCTATTGCTCACTCTGCGGCAGAATGGCGAATCACTTTGA
- the hemX gene encoding uroporphyrinogen-III C-methyltransferase: protein MTEQNTPSAPVEETTTAAERHQQPEPEVRQEKKTGPILGAIAIALVIALGAGLYYHGQQQAQLQAAANIALQQQLTELKQSQLQEKQQLESLLQQQSKALEAADRQQTSLTRQLNELQEKVATISGSDAKTWLLAQADFLVKMAGRKLWSDQDVTTAATLLKSADASLADMNDPSLIDVRRALTEDISALSAVSQVDFDGIILKLNQLSNQVDNLRLADNNIDDSPMDANSDELSSSLAEWRQNLTKSWHSFMSDFITIRRRDSSAEPLLAPNQDVYLRENIRSRLLVAAQAVPRHQDEVYKQSLETISTWVRAYFDVNDPNTKAFLDELENLSQQSISMDVPDQLKSQPMLEKLMQTRVRNLLAQTPVATQGE from the coding sequence ATGACGGAACAAAATACCCCATCCGCGCCAGTGGAAGAGACAACCACTGCGGCTGAGAGGCACCAACAGCCAGAACCAGAAGTCCGCCAGGAGAAAAAAACCGGGCCAATTCTGGGAGCCATTGCTATTGCACTGGTCATCGCGCTAGGTGCCGGGCTTTATTATCACGGACAGCAGCAGGCTCAGTTACAAGCAGCGGCCAATATCGCGCTACAACAACAGCTAACTGAATTAAAACAGAGTCAGTTGCAGGAAAAACAGCAACTTGAGTCATTATTGCAGCAGCAAAGCAAGGCGCTGGAAGCGGCTGACCGCCAACAAACATCGCTGACGCGTCAGTTGAATGAGTTGCAGGAAAAAGTCGCCACGATTTCAGGAAGCGATGCCAAAACCTGGTTACTAGCACAAGCTGATTTTCTGGTGAAAATGGCTGGGCGCAAACTGTGGAGTGATCAAGACGTCACCACCGCGGCGACCTTACTGAAAAGTGCCGATGCCAGCCTGGCAGATATGAATGACCCGAGCCTTATCGACGTGCGCCGTGCATTAACGGAAGATATCAGCGCCCTGTCGGCGGTTTCTCAAGTCGATTTCGACGGCATCATTCTCAAACTGAATCAATTGTCTAATCAAGTCGATAACCTGCGTCTCGCCGATAATAATATTGATGATTCGCCGATGGATGCCAATAGCGATGAGCTGTCCAGCTCGTTAGCTGAATGGCGTCAGAATCTGACTAAAAGTTGGCATAGCTTTATGTCTGACTTCATTACTATTCGCCGCCGTGATAGTAGCGCTGAGCCACTGTTAGCACCCAATCAGGATGTTTATTTACGTGAAAATATCCGCTCCCGCTTGCTGGTAGCCGCTCAGGCCGTGCCTCGACATCAGGATGAAGTGTATAAACAATCGCTAGAGACGATTTCCACTTGGGTGCGTGCTTATTTTGATGTGAATGACCCGAACACTAAGGCGTTTCTGGATGAATTGGAGAACCTAAGTCAGCAATCAATTTCAATGGATGTACCTGATCAATTGAAAAGCCAGCCGATGCTGGAAAAATTGATGCAAACCCGGGTTCGTAACTTACTGGCACAGACGCCAGTCGCCACTCAGGGGGAATAA
- the hemD gene encoding uroporphyrinogen-III synthase → MTILVTRPSPAGEQLVSRLRALGRVAYHAPLIDFSPGEDLPKLPALLQDMQAGDLVFALSQNAVRYASPLLKRNNLSWPAQLSYYAIGRNTALALHTVSRLHVTFPPTGETSEMLLSLPDLQNLAGKKALLLRGNGGRELLGESLTERGATVTFCECYQRSPIFYDGSEQSAHWQRAGVDILVVTSGEMLQQIYTLVPDYYRLSWLLRCRLVVVSDRLATLAAQMGWSHIRVADNADNDALIRALQDFQ, encoded by the coding sequence ATGACAATTCTGGTAACCCGTCCATCCCCTGCCGGGGAGCAGTTAGTCAGCCGCCTGCGTGCGCTGGGCCGGGTTGCCTATCACGCGCCATTGATTGATTTTTCTCCCGGCGAAGACCTGCCAAAACTGCCCGCATTACTGCAAGATATGCAAGCCGGTGACTTGGTTTTTGCTTTGTCGCAGAATGCGGTGCGCTACGCTAGCCCGCTGTTAAAAAGAAATAACCTGTCATGGCCTGCACAGTTATCTTATTATGCTATTGGTCGTAACACAGCATTAGCATTGCATACCGTCAGCCGTTTGCACGTCACTTTCCCCCCCACGGGAGAGACCAGCGAGATGCTGTTATCATTGCCCGACTTGCAAAATTTGGCGGGCAAGAAAGCGCTGTTATTACGCGGTAATGGCGGGCGCGAGCTGCTCGGTGAAAGCTTGACTGAGCGGGGAGCCACGGTAACTTTTTGCGAATGTTATCAACGCAGCCCGATATTTTATGATGGCAGTGAACAAAGTGCGCACTGGCAACGTGCCGGAGTCGATATTCTGGTGGTGACCAGCGGCGAAATGTTGCAACAGATCTATACTTTGGTTCCTGATTATTATCGTTTGTCCTGGCTGCTCCGCTGCCGATTAGTGGTGGTGAGTGACCGCCTCGCTACCTTAGCGGCCCAAATGGGCTGGAGCCATATCCGGGTAGCGGACAATGCTGATAATGATGCGCTGATCCGCGCACTACAAGATTTTCAATAA
- the hemC gene encoding hydroxymethylbilane synthase, which produces MLDKIIRIATRQSPLALWQAHYVQHLLQTNHPGLQVELVPMVTRGDIILDTPLAKVGGKGLFVKELELAMLDGRADIAVHSMKDVPIAFPDGLGLVTICERDDPRDAFVSMNYAHLDDLPAGSIVGTSSLRRQCQLRERRPDLIIRDLRGNVGTRLAKLDKGEYHAIILAVAGLKRLGLETRIRYAMPAEESLPAVGQGAVGIECRLDDDFTRKLLAPLNHRDTELRVCAERAMNTRLEGGCQVPIGSYAELDGDTLWLRALVGAPDGSEIIRGERRGPAENAEQMGVELADELLARGAREILAEVYRDNPPL; this is translated from the coding sequence ATGTTAGACAAAATTATTCGAATTGCCACCCGACAAAGCCCGCTCGCCTTATGGCAAGCACATTATGTTCAACATTTACTGCAAACCAATCATCCCGGTCTGCAAGTCGAATTAGTGCCAATGGTGACCCGTGGGGACATCATTCTGGACACGCCGCTGGCCAAAGTCGGTGGTAAAGGTTTGTTCGTCAAAGAATTAGAGTTGGCGATGCTGGACGGCCGTGCCGATATTGCCGTTCATTCGATGAAAGATGTGCCGATCGCTTTCCCCGACGGGTTGGGTCTGGTAACGATTTGTGAGCGAGATGACCCTCGTGATGCTTTCGTATCAATGAATTATGCCCATTTGGATGACCTGCCTGCTGGCAGCATCGTGGGCACCTCAAGCTTGCGCCGCCAGTGCCAATTGCGCGAACGCCGCCCGGATCTGATTATCCGTGATCTGCGCGGTAACGTCGGCACTCGTCTTGCCAAGTTAGATAAAGGTGAATATCACGCCATTATTTTGGCGGTTGCAGGCCTGAAGCGCCTCGGGCTGGAAACACGAATTCGCTATGCCATGCCGGCGGAGGAATCCTTACCTGCGGTTGGCCAAGGCGCGGTCGGCATTGAATGCCGTCTGGACGATGATTTTACCCGCAAACTGTTGGCACCACTGAATCATCGCGACACTGAATTGCGCGTATGTGCAGAACGCGCCATGAATACTCGCCTTGAAGGAGGCTGTCAGGTCCCTATTGGCAGTTATGCAGAATTGGATGGCGACACACTGTGGCTCCGCGCACTGGTTGGCGCACCCGATGGCAGCGAGATTATTCGCGGTGAGCGCCGTGGGCCGGCTGAAAATGCAGAGCAAATGGGTGTTGAGCTGGCCGATGAGTTGCTAGCTAGGGGCGCGCGCGAAATTCTGGCTGAAGTTTATCGGGATAATCCACCACTATGA
- a CDS encoding class I adenylate cyclase produces MYLYIETLKQRLDAINQLRVDRALAAMGPAFQKVYSLLPTLLHCHHPLMPGYLDGNVPHGICLFTPNETQQDYLSEVEAKWGQPLQQNVGGELPITGLYSMGSTSSIGQCHTSDLDIWVCHQAWLDTEERNRLQKKCSLLEKWAASMGVEVSFFLIDENRFRHNASGSLGGEDCGSTQHILLLDEFYRSAVRLAGKRILWNMVPVEEENNYDDYVLSLYAQGVLTPNEWLDLGGLSTLSAEEYFGASLWQLYKSIDSPYKAVLKTVLLEAYSWEYPNSQLLAMEIKQRLHAGEIVAFGLDAYCMMLDRVTRYLTQINDTTRLNLVRRCFYLKVCEKLSRTPASAGWRREILSQLVSEWGWSDENLAVLDNRANWKIERVREAHNELLDAMMQSYRNLIRFARRNNLSVSASPQDIGVLTRKLYAAFEALPGKVTLVNPQISPDLSEEHLTFIHVPAGRANRPGWYLYNQAPSMDAIVSHQPLEYNRYLNKLVSWAYFNGLLTCKTRLHIKSANLCDTVKLQELVTDISHHFPLRLPAPTPKALYSPCEIRHLAIIVNLEHDPTAAFRNQVVHFDFRKLDVFSFGEQQQCLVGSIDLLYRNSWNEVRTLHFSGEQAVLEALKTILGKMHQDAAPPESVDVFCYSQHLRGLIRTRIQQLVSECIELRLSSTRQEPGRFKAVRVSGQTWGLFFERLSVSVQKLENAVEFYGAISNNKLHGLSIQVEADQIHLPPVVDGFASEGIIQFFFEGTADEKGFNIYILDESNRVEVYHHCEGSKEELVRDVSRFYSSSHDRFTYGSSFINFNLPQFYQIVQLDGRTQVIPFRSNTLSHLHIADKETSAPAQQFQLH; encoded by the coding sequence TTGTACCTCTACATCGAGACACTGAAACAGCGACTGGATGCGATCAACCAATTACGAGTCGATCGCGCCTTGGCGGCCATGGGGCCAGCCTTCCAAAAGGTCTACAGTCTGCTACCGACCCTATTACATTGCCATCACCCACTGATGCCAGGTTACCTTGATGGTAACGTTCCCCATGGCATCTGCCTTTTCACGCCCAATGAAACGCAACAGGATTATCTCTCTGAGGTTGAAGCCAAATGGGGCCAGCCTTTGCAGCAGAATGTGGGCGGTGAACTGCCGATTACCGGCCTCTACTCAATGGGAAGCACGTCATCTATTGGTCAGTGTCATACATCCGATCTCGATATCTGGGTGTGTCACCAAGCCTGGCTTGATACCGAAGAACGCAACCGCCTGCAAAAGAAATGTAGCCTATTGGAAAAATGGGCCGCATCAATGGGTGTTGAAGTCAGCTTCTTCCTGATAGATGAAAACCGTTTCCGCCATAACGCCAGTGGCAGTCTGGGTGGTGAAGATTGCGGCTCCACTCAACATATTTTATTGCTGGATGAGTTTTACCGCAGTGCGGTTCGTCTGGCTGGGAAACGTATTCTGTGGAATATGGTTCCGGTTGAAGAAGAAAATAATTACGATGATTACGTGCTGTCGCTGTATGCGCAGGGCGTACTGACGCCGAATGAATGGTTGGATTTGGGCGGTTTGAGCACCCTGTCAGCGGAAGAGTATTTCGGGGCCAGTTTATGGCAATTGTATAAGAGTATTGATTCGCCTTATAAAGCGGTGCTGAAAACTGTCCTGCTTGAAGCCTATTCGTGGGAATACCCTAACTCCCAATTATTGGCGATGGAAATCAAGCAGCGGCTGCATGCCGGTGAAATTGTGGCGTTTGGCCTTGATGCTTATTGCATGATGCTCGATCGCGTCACTCGCTATCTGACCCAAATCAATGACACCACCCGCTTGAATCTGGTGCGCCGTTGTTTCTATCTCAAAGTGTGTGAGAAATTATCTCGCACGCCCGCTAGCGCTGGCTGGCGGCGTGAGATTCTCAGCCAATTAGTCAGTGAATGGGGCTGGAGTGACGAGAACCTGGCGGTGCTGGATAACCGCGCGAATTGGAAAATTGAACGGGTGCGTGAGGCGCATAACGAGCTGTTGGACGCCATGATGCAAAGCTATCGCAATTTGATTCGCTTTGCGCGGCGCAATAACTTGAGTGTCAGCGCCAGCCCGCAGGATATCGGGGTTCTGACCCGTAAATTGTATGCGGCATTTGAAGCTTTGCCGGGCAAAGTGACACTGGTTAACCCGCAAATTTCACCGGATCTTTCAGAAGAGCATCTGACCTTTATTCATGTCCCTGCGGGCCGTGCTAACCGCCCGGGTTGGTATCTGTATAATCAAGCGCCGTCAATGGATGCTATCGTCAGCCATCAGCCGCTGGAATATAATCGTTATCTGAATAAATTGGTGTCATGGGCCTATTTTAACGGCCTGTTGACGTGCAAAACACGGCTGCATATTAAAAGTGCCAATCTGTGCGATACCGTGAAACTGCAAGAGTTGGTGACAGATATCTCTCACCATTTCCCACTGCGCCTGCCCGCACCAACACCTAAAGCGCTGTATAGCCCGTGTGAGATTCGCCACTTGGCGATTATCGTCAATCTGGAACATGACCCTACTGCGGCTTTCCGTAATCAGGTGGTTCATTTTGATTTCCGTAAACTGGATGTTTTCAGTTTTGGCGAGCAGCAGCAATGCCTGGTCGGGAGCATCGATTTGCTGTACCGCAACTCATGGAATGAAGTGCGAACCCTGCATTTCAGTGGTGAGCAGGCGGTATTGGAAGCCCTGAAAACTATTTTAGGCAAAATGCATCAGGATGCAGCACCGCCAGAATCCGTGGATGTGTTCTGCTATAGCCAACACTTACGCGGCCTAATTCGTACCCGTATCCAACAATTGGTTTCTGAATGCATTGAGCTGCGCTTGTCCAGCACTCGTCAGGAACCGGGCCGTTTCAAAGCGGTGCGGGTTTCTGGGCAGACTTGGGGGCTATTCTTTGAGCGCTTAAGTGTCTCGGTGCAGAAATTGGAAAATGCCGTCGAATTCTACGGGGCGATTTCCAATAATAAGCTGCATGGGTTATCGATTCAGGTCGAAGCCGATCAAATTCATCTGCCGCCGGTAGTCGATGGTTTTGCTAGCGAAGGGATCATTCAGTTCTTCTTCGAAGGCACCGCAGATGAGAAAGGCTTTAATATTTATATTTTGGATGAGTCAAACCGCGTTGAGGTTTATCACCATTGCGAGGGCAGTAAAGAGGAGTTGGTGCGGGATGTCAGCCGTTTCTATTCATCTTCCCACGACCGTTTTACCTACGGCTCCAGCTTTATCAACTTCAACTTGCCGCAATTCTACCAAATTGTGCAGTTAGATGGCCGGACTCAGGTGATTCCTTTCCGCAGCAATACGCTGTCTCACCTGCATATTGCTGATAAAGAAACCTCCGCGCCAGCCCAGCAGTTTCAGCTACATTAA
- the cyaY gene encoding iron donor protein CyaY — MNDSEFHQLADQLTLYIEETLDGFSGDSDIDYETNGGVMTLTFENGSKIIINRQEPLHQIWLATKAGGYHFDYREGHWYCSRSGEEFFTKLSEAVTAQAGENVSFG, encoded by the coding sequence ATGAACGACAGCGAGTTTCATCAGTTAGCCGATCAATTGACACTTTACATTGAAGAGACACTGGACGGTTTTAGCGGCGATAGCGATATTGATTATGAAACCAATGGTGGGGTGATGACCCTGACTTTCGAAAATGGCAGTAAGATTATTATCAACCGCCAAGAGCCATTACATCAGATATGGCTGGCGACTAAAGCAGGCGGTTACCATTTTGATTACCGCGAAGGGCATTGGTATTGCTCTCGTAGCGGCGAAGAATTCTTTACTAAATTGTCTGAAGCCGTGACCGCCCAAGCCGGGGAAAATGTGAGTTTTGGCTAA
- the lptM gene encoding LPS translocon maturation chaperone LptM — protein MKKKLYWSLTALMVLALAGCGLKGPLYFPPSDKPKVETAQQDSGQVDKNQQGMPGESKPTQSIAGPQ, from the coding sequence ATGAAGAAAAAATTATATTGGTCACTTACCGCGCTGATGGTGTTAGCACTTGCCGGTTGCGGCCTGAAAGGCCCGTTATACTTCCCACCGTCAGATAAGCCCAAGGTGGAAACGGCACAACAAGACAGCGGCCAGGTCGATAAGAATCAGCAGGGTATGCCGGGTGAATCGAAACCGACCCAGAGTATCGCTGGGCCACAGTGA
- the dapF gene encoding diaminopimelate epimerase — MQFSKMHGLGNDFMVVDAVTQNVYFSPELIRRLADRHTGVGFDQMLVVEPPYDPELDFHYRIFNADGSEVSQCGNGARCFARFVRLKGLTNKRDISVSTQTGRMILSVTEDELVCVNMGEPNFDPQSVPFRATKAEKTYIFRAAEHTVLCGVVSMGNPHCVMQVDDVSVANVALLGPVLESHERFPERANIGFMQVVSREHIRLRVYERGAGETQACGSGACAAVAVGIQQELLGEEVHVELPGGSLHISWKGPGHPLYMTGPATHVYDGFIHL, encoded by the coding sequence ATGCAGTTCTCCAAAATGCACGGTCTTGGCAACGACTTTATGGTTGTCGATGCAGTTACCCAAAATGTTTACTTTTCGCCGGAGTTAATCCGCCGATTAGCAGACCGGCACACTGGCGTGGGCTTTGATCAGATGTTGGTGGTTGAGCCGCCCTATGATCCCGAGCTGGATTTTCACTACCGCATTTTTAATGCCGATGGCAGCGAAGTCTCTCAGTGTGGCAATGGCGCGCGCTGTTTCGCCCGTTTTGTACGGCTGAAGGGGCTGACCAACAAACGCGATATCAGTGTCAGCACCCAAACGGGCCGCATGATATTGAGCGTGACTGAGGATGAACTGGTTTGCGTCAATATGGGCGAGCCCAATTTTGATCCGCAATCCGTCCCTTTCCGGGCGACTAAAGCGGAGAAAACCTACATTTTTCGCGCCGCTGAGCACACGGTATTATGTGGCGTCGTCTCGATGGGCAACCCTCACTGTGTGATGCAGGTTGACGATGTTTCGGTGGCCAATGTTGCCTTGCTCGGCCCAGTATTAGAAAGCCATGAGCGCTTCCCCGAACGGGCCAATATCGGTTTTATGCAGGTGGTGAGCCGTGAACATATCCGCTTGCGGGTGTATGAGCGCGGAGCCGGTGAGACTCAAGCCTGTGGCAGTGGGGCTTGTGCGGCAGTGGCGGTTGGCATTCAGCAAGAATTGTTGGGTGAAGAGGTTCATGTCGAATTGCCGGGTGGCAGCTTGCATATCAGTTGGAAAGGGCCGGGTCACCCGCTGTATATGACCGGGCCGGCGACACATGTTTATGACGGCTTCATTCATCTATAG